The following proteins are encoded in a genomic region of Drosophila miranda strain MSH22 chromosome 4, D.miranda_PacBio2.1, whole genome shotgun sequence:
- the LOC108163325 gene encoding probable ATP-dependent RNA helicase DDX47: MSETSEDEQAQLQTSDEEELSGEEEQGEDQNEESDNENDVNEVDSGDEDELAASGSESDSAAPTEDQKLTWKDLGLNDTLCQACDELKWKAPSKIQREAIPVALQGKDVIGLAETGSGKTGAFALPILHALLENPQRYFALVLTPTRELAFQIGEQFEALGSGIGIKCCVVVGGMDMVAQGLQLAKKPHIIIATPGRLVDHLENMKGFNLKAIKYLVMDEADRILNMDFEVELDKILKVLPRERRTFLFSATMTKKVKKLQRASLKDPVKVEVSNKYQTVEQLQQSYLFIPVKYKDVYLVHILNELAGNSFMIFCSTCNNTVKTALMLRALGLAAIPLHGQMSQNKRLAALNKFKAKNRSILISTDVASRGLDIPHVDVVVNFDIPTHSKDYIHRVGRTARAGRSGKAITIVSQYDIELYQRIEHLLGKQLPLYKCEEDEVMALQERVAEAQRTAKLELKDLEDTKGGRGHKRGGDNHDDSEHFAGARKRMKPMANGGGGKGKKPFAKKNWNKGKQKR; encoded by the exons ATGTCGGAAACTTCAGAAGACGAGCAAGCGCAGTTGCAGACCAGTGACGAGGAAGAGCTTAGTGGAGAGGAGGAACAGGGGGAAGACCAGAATGAGGAGTCGGACAACGAAAATGATGTCAACGAAGTGGATAGCGGGGACGAGGACGAGCTCGCAGCAAGTGGCTCCGAGTCGGACAGTGCTGCACCAACTGAGGATCAGAAGTTGACATGGAAGGACCTT GGTCTGAACGACACGCTGTGCCAGGCATGTGATGAGCTGAAATGGAAGGCACCATCCAAAATCCAAAGAGAGGCGATACCAGTGGCACTTCAAGGCAAGGATGTGATCGGCCTGGCCGAAACGGGCTCTGGCAAGACGGGAGCCTTTGCTCTGCCCATTTTGCATGCGCTACTGGAGAACCCGCAACGGTATTTCGCGCTGGTGCTAACGCCCACACGTGAATTGGCATTCCAAATAGGCGAACAGTTCGAGGCGCTTG GCAGCGGAATTGGCATTAAATGCTGTGTGGTTGTGGGTGGCATGGACATGGTTGCACAGGGCCTGCAGCTAGCCAAGAAACCGCATATAATCATCGCCACACCGGGCCGTCTGGTAGACCACTTGGAGAACATGAAGGGCTTCAATTTGAAGGCCATCAAATATTTGGTCATGGACGAGGCAGATCGAATACTTAACATGGATTTTGAGGTGGAGCTCGACAAAATACTAAAGGTATTGCCACGTGAACGTCGCACATTCCTGTTCAGTGCCACAATGACCAAGAAAGTTAAGAAGCTGCAGAGGGCTTCATTGAAGGATCCCGTCAAAGTGGAGGTCTCCAACAAGTATCAGACCGTGGAGCAGCTGCAGCAATCGTACCTTTTCATACCCGTCAAGTACAAGGATGTATATCTGGTTCACATACTCAACGAGCTAGCCGGCAATAGCTTCATGATTTTCTGTAGCACCTGCAACAACACTGTGAAGACCGCCCTAATGCTGCGAGCCCTGGGACTGGCCGCAATTCCCCTGCATGGGCAAATGTCGCAGAACAAGCGTCTGGCGGCGCTCAACAAATTCAAGGCCAAGAATCGCTCCATTCTAATCTCCACAGACGTGGCTTCACGTGGCCTGGACATTCCGCATGTCGATGTGGTCGTGAACTTTGACATACCCACCCACAGCAAGGACTACATTCATCGGGTGGGGCGTACAGCTCGAGCGGGCCGCTCGGGCAAGGCCATCACCATTGTCAGCCAATATGATATCGAGCTGTATCAGCGAATCGAGCATCTGCTGGGCAAACAGCTGCCGCTCTACAAGTGTGAGGAGGACGAGGTGATGGCCCTGCAGGAGCGTGTGGCTGAGGCGCAGCGTACGGCCAAGCTAGAGCTGAAAGATCTTGAGGACACCAAGGGCGGCAGGGGTCACAAGCGTGGGGGGGACAATCACGATGATTCAGAGCACTTTGCGGGCGCGCGAAAGCGTATGAAGCCCATGGCCAATGGGGGTGGGGGTAAGGGCAAGAAACCCTTTGCCAAGAAAAACTGGAACAAGGGAAAGCAGAAAAGATAA
- the LOC108163874 gene encoding uncharacterized protein LOC108163874 isoform X1 — protein sequence MSIFKNRKILIFLKSPQKKHHLYSSTDQTTISQMSDVTSSALEDQNPTAGTKDTHCWLISPEEYWGLGEQTVPQRSLFNFLPLQDNPIYVGTLPHKKPIFEILAEQVRDNAGATFEVNIEGRRFYCIPNLVKCYSVWFARCDWRASSFNFSPSEVPARGFKCAYEWIRLQKPPSSSDVVETLQVARYLKIGLLEPKCWEVLASNSLREKAAFMVFRQAKAYPELRDLCNAMNGRIRNYFLALVGSKYFTELSVDDLENLLMRNTIGVNSEIEVFFLVLRWMNLARDERVKHLGRLMNCVRFNLMPIVFLWTLRDGFTHPDKAHLFSADPILLAFNTDPTTETILTDAMSYVAMADSFNGDRDRYLNHMKVHRLPVTKPRKYVYHLNCPYHKYVLGVSVTHNFNANDFEEYIGSLQELWEGDGPPSHGDELVVDAHQVAMKFLK from the exons ATGTCTATATTCAAaaaccgaaaaatattaatttttttaaagtCACCACAAAAAAAACATCATCTCTAT TCCAGCACCGACCAGACAACCATCTCGCAGATGTCGGATGTGACCAGTTCTGCCTTAGAGGATCAGAATCCTACTGCTGGAACCAAGGATACTCACTGCTGGTTGATCTCTCCCGAGGAATACTGGGGCTTGGGAGAGCAGACGGTTCCCCAACGCTCCCTCTTCAACTTCTTGCCCCTGCAGGATAATCCTATTTACGTGGGAACCTTACCGCACAAGAAGCCGATCTTCGAAATACTCGCCGAACAGGTGAGAGACAACGCAGGGGCCACATTCGAGGTGAATATCGAGGGGCGTCGGTTCTACTGCATACCAAACCTTGTCAAGTGCTATTCGGTGTGGTTCGCGAGATGCGACTGGCGTGCCTCCAGCTTTAACTTTTCGCCAAGTGAAGTGCCGGCCAGAGGTTTCAAGTGCGCCTACGAATGGATACGCCTCCAGAAGccgcccagcagcagcgacgtgGTGGAAACACTCCAGGTCGCTAGGTACCTGAAGATTGGCCTACTTGAACCCAAATGCTGGGAGGTGCTGGCCTCCAATAGTCTGCGCGAAAAGGCCGCCTTTATGGTGTTTCGCCAGGCAAAGGCATACCCGGAACTTCGTGATTTATGCAATGCGATGAATGGTAGGATTCGCAATTACTTTCTAGCGCTCGTGGGAAGCAAATATTTCACCGAGCTCTCAGTTGATGACCTGGAAAACCTACTCATGCGCAACACTATCGGAGTTAACTCCGAAATAGAGGTCTTCTTTCTGGTCCTGCGCTGGATGAACCTGGCGCGTGACGAACGCGTGAAGCATCTGGGTCGTCTAATGAACTGCGTAAGATTCAATCTAATGCCGATAGTCTTCCTGTGGACCCTTCGCGACGGTTTCACGCACCCGGACAAGGCTCACCTTTTCTCGGCAGACCCCATTCTGCTCGCCTTCAACACGGATCCTACAACAGAAACGATCCTTACCGATGCCATGTCCTACGTCGCCATGGCCGACTCTTTCAATGGGGACCGTGACCGCTATTTGAATCACATGAAGGTGCATCGGTTGCCTGTAACCAAACCTCGCAAGTACGTCTACCATCTCAATTGCCCGTACCACAAGTACGTCCTAGGAGTTTCTGTAACCCACAATTTCAACGCCAACGATTTTGAAGAGTACATCGGGTCCTTGCAGGAGCTGTGGGAGGGAGACGGTCCGCCATCGCATGGGGATGAGTTGGTCGTCGATGCCCATCAGGTGGCCATGAAATTTCTAAAATGA
- the LOC108163874 gene encoding uncharacterized protein LOC108163874 isoform X2, with protein sequence MSDVTSSALEDQNPTAGTKDTHCWLISPEEYWGLGEQTVPQRSLFNFLPLQDNPIYVGTLPHKKPIFEILAEQVRDNAGATFEVNIEGRRFYCIPNLVKCYSVWFARCDWRASSFNFSPSEVPARGFKCAYEWIRLQKPPSSSDVVETLQVARYLKIGLLEPKCWEVLASNSLREKAAFMVFRQAKAYPELRDLCNAMNGRIRNYFLALVGSKYFTELSVDDLENLLMRNTIGVNSEIEVFFLVLRWMNLARDERVKHLGRLMNCVRFNLMPIVFLWTLRDGFTHPDKAHLFSADPILLAFNTDPTTETILTDAMSYVAMADSFNGDRDRYLNHMKVHRLPVTKPRKYVYHLNCPYHKYVLGVSVTHNFNANDFEEYIGSLQELWEGDGPPSHGDELVVDAHQVAMKFLK encoded by the coding sequence ATGTCGGATGTGACCAGTTCTGCCTTAGAGGATCAGAATCCTACTGCTGGAACCAAGGATACTCACTGCTGGTTGATCTCTCCCGAGGAATACTGGGGCTTGGGAGAGCAGACGGTTCCCCAACGCTCCCTCTTCAACTTCTTGCCCCTGCAGGATAATCCTATTTACGTGGGAACCTTACCGCACAAGAAGCCGATCTTCGAAATACTCGCCGAACAGGTGAGAGACAACGCAGGGGCCACATTCGAGGTGAATATCGAGGGGCGTCGGTTCTACTGCATACCAAACCTTGTCAAGTGCTATTCGGTGTGGTTCGCGAGATGCGACTGGCGTGCCTCCAGCTTTAACTTTTCGCCAAGTGAAGTGCCGGCCAGAGGTTTCAAGTGCGCCTACGAATGGATACGCCTCCAGAAGccgcccagcagcagcgacgtgGTGGAAACACTCCAGGTCGCTAGGTACCTGAAGATTGGCCTACTTGAACCCAAATGCTGGGAGGTGCTGGCCTCCAATAGTCTGCGCGAAAAGGCCGCCTTTATGGTGTTTCGCCAGGCAAAGGCATACCCGGAACTTCGTGATTTATGCAATGCGATGAATGGTAGGATTCGCAATTACTTTCTAGCGCTCGTGGGAAGCAAATATTTCACCGAGCTCTCAGTTGATGACCTGGAAAACCTACTCATGCGCAACACTATCGGAGTTAACTCCGAAATAGAGGTCTTCTTTCTGGTCCTGCGCTGGATGAACCTGGCGCGTGACGAACGCGTGAAGCATCTGGGTCGTCTAATGAACTGCGTAAGATTCAATCTAATGCCGATAGTCTTCCTGTGGACCCTTCGCGACGGTTTCACGCACCCGGACAAGGCTCACCTTTTCTCGGCAGACCCCATTCTGCTCGCCTTCAACACGGATCCTACAACAGAAACGATCCTTACCGATGCCATGTCCTACGTCGCCATGGCCGACTCTTTCAATGGGGACCGTGACCGCTATTTGAATCACATGAAGGTGCATCGGTTGCCTGTAACCAAACCTCGCAAGTACGTCTACCATCTCAATTGCCCGTACCACAAGTACGTCCTAGGAGTTTCTGTAACCCACAATTTCAACGCCAACGATTTTGAAGAGTACATCGGGTCCTTGCAGGAGCTGTGGGAGGGAGACGGTCCGCCATCGCATGGGGATGAGTTGGTCGTCGATGCCCATCAGGTGGCCATGAAATTTCTAAAATGA